The DNA sequence GCTCTTTAGTGGGAAAGTTGTGAGTGAACTAGACTGTTTTTTATGTTAGTCCATATCACTGCAGTCTCAGAGATTGTAATATTTACTGCACTCCAGGTACTTAGGTtgtcaaaaaaattaaatgcccttcctttcacttcttttttcttttcttttttgttattaattgaaATGGTGATCAAGTTCAATAAAGTGGATGTATTATTGTTTGTAGCATATTAAAGTAAGGCAATTAGTCTCAATTTTGAACTGATACTGTTggtatttttagattttataaatTGATCATAAGACTTTTTTTATTTGGTAGATTATTCTTGAcatattactctttttttcagGTGGATGTAGATACATATGACAATGGCACTCTCCCATGTTCCTTATGGCTGAAAGGACTCCCTCAGGAGACAGATGAAGACCAGAGATGGATTGCTGTCCTAGAACCTGTAGACATTACTGTTGCAAAGGTAATGAACGTTCCCCTTTTCAGAAATGTTGAATTAGTCTTATATTTTgagatgtaaaagaaaaacacTGATTATAGGTACCTTGAGTTTTGCTTGATTTTCTCTTTTCAAGGCATCAGTTGACGAAACAGGCCGTATTTTGAAGCATGACTCTTCATTCAGCGCTCTCTTTGGGTATGCAGATAACAGTGAGCTTACCAAACTCAATATTTGTGATCTTATACCTGCTCTTCAGGTGCCCACTAGTCCTCATGACATGCCTAAGGTAAGTGACTGTGctaaatttatcttttaaatgGCTTGTATAATCTGGATCCCTTCTATGTTGTGTTAAAGAAAATTGTATGGTGATTATTTGTCTGGTAAAGTATGACCAGGATTGATGTGTGTAATTTAAGTGATGCCCAGAATAGCCGCAAAATCTTCAAGGAGATTGTTGTGTTTTAGAAGAATGTAGGAGCCAAAGTTAGGAAGACTGAAAGGGAACAgccacaaaaagaagagaaataggttATCCAGTTTTAGGGTTTCCCTTCCCATTGTGACTGTATTTCTTATAGGAAAACTTAATACTAACTAGTTACTGTAACTTTTTACATCAAGATGGAATTCCCCAAATATgtaatattctttatttcttttaaaagatgTGTGATAATGCTGCCAATTTTAAATTCTTAATGAtgtgctggggaaaaaaaatcaaaatcaaaagcaACAAGTAAGTGAAAAAGGGTTGCTACATTCATTGTATGAAAGAGATACAATGTTACACAGACCATTGCATCCACTACCAAAATTTTCTTTAGTCCCAACAGGAAAACTCTGCAACCTATTGGCAATGGAGCTTCTTTAATGTAATGATAAGTCTGGAGTCCATTATTGTGCACGGCTCtatgtaaatttttgttttaattttaaatgataaaattaatgctaGTTGAGGCTGGGCTTATGTGGGTTGGAAGTACGTAAACATAAGACtagatgaattatgataataaatggaGAATACTTGCACGCACCTTTATTTTGTCCCATGTAAAACACCCAGTTTTGCAGTAATCCCCAATTTGGAAGGAAAGTTTAAATTGGAATAACAGGTAACTTTAATCAGATGTTTCTGATAAACAActaaacatttgtgtgtgtataattcttTTTACCCTTGGAAACTTAAAATGAATGCTTAAAAACTGCATGCTAGAATCTGTATTTGCAAAATTAGTCTTCatcctgccatatatatatatatatatgactgcaccTAGTATTGGGCTTGATCAAAGTGAATTTTTGACATTTTCCCCAGTAATTTCAAAGATATAGATTCCTAATTACACATTGATTGCTTTTTCTAAATTTCTCTTTATGCTATGATAATAGAAAGTTCAGTAACCCAAATAACATTAGAATCCCTGAATGTCAAGTTACTCTCCAAAGATTATGTTAGAGTAGAGGAACGGAAATAACGGTCCTTTAGGTAGATTTTCAAAACTGCCAGAAAAGTATTGtccacttttttttccaattgtttAGCATATTTAAGAAGTTATCTTAAAATACACTACGGGAAAGTTTggttataataagtaaatatattgatTGATTTGTATCATCTCAGATTGTCACTAGTTTTGATGTCTTTTACATTTTCAAAACgtaaataatatgttttatgtaGCCCATGTGACTATTTTATTTTACCTATAGCTGAAGCTAATATGCTTGATGTACAACAGGATGTGGAGAAGCAACAGTGTACGGGACAGACGGTGGACTGTGCTACGTTCCCCCTCTGTGCACACTTCACAGTCAATAACACCCATAATGATTACACCCTAAGGAAACATGTCTTTGATCTAGAAATATGGGTaagtgttttcttcttccttctcatcctcctcatccttttttcttctttatcatcatcctcatgttAAGATGCTAAATCTTTCATGCTGTGAAAAAAGGAGATTTTGGAGAACTTACAAAAatagacagatgtatacatatatatatatatatatatatatatatatatatatatatatatatgtatttgaatgtgACATAAAAATATAACCCTATTTTGCAGGTGTTCTCTAACATCAGTGGACTGGTGGTTTTGGATGCTGCAGGGAAAATCAGTGATTACAACTATAATTTCACAAGACTCTTATTTGGCTATGGCAAGAGAGAGCTGGAGGGAGAGGTAAGAAAATAATgcacttttttatatacttaatttttctgttttatttattatttttagttatataattTACCTATAGATTTAGAACCCAGAAAATGTCAGCTTTATACTATGTACTCACTAGAATTTACATGTCTTATTgggaaagttttatttatttttatcataatgattgtaTATAGAACTAGAGATAGGATGAAATACATTTCATAAgtgaattttccattttttcaggaCATAACTCACCTTATACCAACCTTCTTCGATGATGTTGCATTGATTCAAAAAATGAATAGCCCGTCCTTTGACTCGGATGACTCAGATTCAACTCTTAGTGATAATGAAACTGAAAatcagaaggaaaataaagaggtacaatttgcttgtgtgtgtgtgtgtgtgtataatggtctctaattttaATTCTCAAGAAAATCACTATATTATCTAAAGGCTAGAAGAAAACTCAGTATCTGACTTAGAGCCATgtgttaacccattgccgacgggtggcatgtacgtacatgccatggcatggcgggaccatctgccgggggcacgtacgcacatgccatagagtatgcatggacatgccatgagtttttttttttttttttttttttttttttttttttttttttttttttgttacaatcatggcaaaagattatttttttgccagtgaaagtgtgattaagtcggttctaacactctcatttttaccatgcaacaaacaaaaaaaatgcaacaaaccgacaatttcaactccatgatgccacacactgcttattttattcggactatagaccgaataatgatcaactatggagtctatataacaacaaaaatgcccttcagtctcgatttgtaaggaagtttggcaagtagagactgaaaaaataatgaaaattgaaaatacaacatatcttcgtagtattacgaagaaacggcatgggatgctggtatttggcatgagtggtcgcgcatgctcgggcgacgatataagcccccggcagcgaggcccaggccactatgaatgctacccgtcaattatgggttaaacagccacatggtctgttggtctaatggcttacagaaatcgtgcCTATGTACATGCTAAAAGGACACagctgccaccagtttgtaagtCTGTTGGTGCCTCTAAACAATGGTTATGACTAGATGGGCACTGATAGTGGTTAAAtggtttgactctttatttcaGAGAAGAGGACAACACAGTTAATCACTCAGTGACAGTATTATAAATCTCTCAGCATCATAGACTAGATTTGTGGCAACCATCCAGTTGCTGGGTGCAGGAGTCCGCTACATATAGCAGAACTTCCCAAGCGTACAGCTGTACTCGGTAGATCAAGCAATTTGTTGTGACGGCTATACACCTGACCCGGCAGTAACGGTTAAGGGAACACACAAAACGTTGCCTTGGGGCAAGCACTGAGCATGGTGTTGTGCGTCTGGCCAGCCATCCCTGGGGGGCCAAAGGCTGGTGGTTGACCTGGGCATGGTGACTGCTGGGAGCAAACTGAAGGGCCAGACGAAGTcagatataatcattatctagGCCCTCCTCCCTGAGGCAATGGTTCCAAACAGACACATGTGCACATGCCATATGTgtccttatttgtgtgtgtgtgtgtgtgcatgtgcgtgcttgtgtgcatgtacatTTGAACCACAAAGATTCTTTTCACAGAATAAGCATTAATatgtcatatttttataatattttctaattttaGAGTTGTgatattataaagaaatttttaaaattgaaaaaaaaagttattaattttttcaatttgGCTTCAGAGAACCAATGGGCCTCTATTCACAAAAAGTAAACAGAGTgaagcaacaacaacactgaTGTCTGAGCCATCATCAATATCTACCCCAAACCGTGGATTTGTTGCTTCAGAAAGGTCAGTCCCACAATGACATCTTAGAATAGGTTTATATTTGACAGTGTATTTagcttgtttttcatttttagtgTTTACACAAATGGAAGTAACATtgtaatggaataaaaaaaaaatattatggataCGTATGGCAAACATTTGTTATTGTCACTGTCTTGTATATTTAAATGGTTTACATATAGAACGTTATTTTTAACAGAAATGTTGattcacatgtatgtacataatgaTCTTTCACACCCTTTACTACACATTACTAGGTCTTGAttttaatgataaagttaatagtGTGTACTCCCCTGCTGATATATTCTGGTTCAAATTCACATTTCATGAAATCCAGTACCTCTAATTATGCCAATTAGGATATCCATACCATCATTCAAGTTTTTGTTCTAAATTAACAGTAAGCTTCAGGGATCACTCTACGGATCTACTTTTAACTCCACCTCCAACGTCACAAGCACGGGGGACAACAGCCAAAATTCGTCTCAGAACAACAAGGCCATGAGAGACATCACCAACTCTATGAATATTCTCAGCATCAGTCAGCaggttaatattgttgttgttgttttcttcactCATATTGGAAATTTTAGCATGGTtttgtgtactttttttcttgtttgttcttttgttatcccttctcttcctctttgttattctctttattttaccatttgtgtttttccctttgcctccatttcttctttttcttctcctcttcttcttctttctcctcttcctcctccttttcgtgttttgttttgtcaAGACAGTAAAAGACTTGTTTTCTCTACAGAATGTTTCAAATCAGACAAACAACTCAGGCTTACAAGGAAGTCCCAGCAAAACAAGGCCagtaaaagacagagaaaatgcaTCTGACGAAAGTCTTCCCAAGGTAGGTTTGTCAGCATCGTTGTACATTGCTCATGTCATATTGTTTGAACATAAAATGTCTCTTCCTTTTGCAATTCACACATATTTCTACCAGATATtacttatgtattatgtattataattatttaattatgtattataattatgtatatttgcaGCTTATTCCCACAGTAGAATTCATTAATACCGAGATAATATGAGatacaaatgtttttttcccaacagGTACAAATAGAGGTATGTCCAGATCTTCCCCAGGACATTCTTCCTGAGGACATGGTCACCTCTACACCTGCTGTAGGTCGGACGAGAGGCCACAGCCAAGTCCACACCATTGAAGAAGGCAGTTTCTTTGGGGTTGGAAAACACAAGGATGGATCTGATcttggtttgtgatttttttctttcgttctttctttctaatgTTTATATTTGCATTGGTTTCCCACCCACCCCAGATCGTGAAGTAATAATTAGTTTGAAATTATATTGATCACCATCTAGAAGggagaaaatatttttcttatataattgtcattattcctTAGAATTCCTTGAAAAAAGAACCAGCAAACTTTATATTTGCCTACTCAAAGtttgaatattaattttgttttgttttcagtaatCATCTACCAGATTCGTCGAGTGGAGTTAAATGGAGTGAATCACTACTGCGTGTGGATTTTGCGAGATCCAGAAGAACCTGGAGAGGGCCTTCGATCCAACACAAATTTTACCTTAGCTTCAACATTCAATGAGACAGCAGAATATTCTTTAGGTCATGTATGTATCCAcgatctttatatttatcatgtTAAGAAGTGTTTGTCTTAGGTGGTGTAGTTGTCcgtcttattctcactttcaatttaattttaaattttttggttctgATGTATATTTAACAAGCACTAATTACTTATGCATATAAGtgattctgtttttctttctcaaacTGAACCCTTTCCAGGCCATTAAAAATGAGGCTCAAAAGTCAGAAGTTGACCTTGAGGATGACTCTGATACATCATCTGATGATGAAGGTGCTGACCACAGTCAGACAAGCACAGACGGCAGCTCAGGAGCAGAATATTCGCTCAACCACTCACGGCGAGGCAACCGGGAGTCATCGTCAGCTGTATGTTTCCAGGGCCATTCCTGTTTAAATTGTGTTTAGGGTATAAGATGGGTAATTGGGAATTGTTaaggatatgtatgtgtaaagtgagttaataattttttttttttttttaatattgctaAGGCTTTCCTTCATAtacttcattttctgttttcttctgtatttttgttattcatttccctatttcttaattttcctttttcttaaattcTTGTAGTTATGAATCACAAACGAAGGTATTCTTTAAGCAAATTATATTAACCTGTAACTAAACAAACATTCCAAACAGTGTCCGGAGGAGGGTGAGGATCTACTACTAGCAGGAGATTATAGCAATCACTACTCAGTCTTGCGTCAAATAGGAAAGGGAGCATTTGGCTGTGTAAAGATGAGCTACCGAAACTCCGATGGACTTATGGTAAGGGAATGGATATTCCTTGTTGATTTTAGAAAGAAATATGTGGTGGACATTATTAGAAACTAATGTCATAAGCTTTACCCTTAAGTAATGATACATTGGACATAGCATATTCTGAtgtatttttctgtatgtaatactatgattataagtttatatattaaattgtaaatAGTATGCTGTTTTTAGcttagcaatatttttttccagGTTGTAACCAAATTCATCAAGAAGAGCAAAGTGTATCAGGACAGCTGGGTGGATGACCTCCTCCTCCGAAAAAGGGTTCCTCTAGAAGTGTCATTGCTCATGACTCTTGACCATCCAAACATCGTAAGTTTCAGGAAGCTTTATATAATTCACAGTTTCGAGAATTGAAAGTGTTGAACTTCATTCAatctatctttgttgttgttgttgttgttgttgttgttgttgttgtttacacaTATCTCAGCATATTGGTAATATCCTTGAAGATTTTTGGTttaatactcattattattattattattataattattattatatatatatatatatatatatatattttatatatatatatatatatatatatatatatataattttttttttttttttttttttttttttttttttttttttttggggggggggggtacttgacttgactttttgtgtgtattcatatgaagTCTTTTGTATTGCCTTATTTTAAAGGTGAatgtgtttcttttctgtttttctttctgttattgtttatttctttcccaCTTTGTTTCATTATgactttttcatctttatttcttttacatgtaattctgtagtttttattattagagCATACTTAGAAAGATACGTGAGGTGACTGGTTTCTTATGGTAAAATGGAACATGAAATTGTTATTTGTGTTGACTTAACAGTGAATAATGCCAACTAATGTCATgctttataaaaaggaaatactACATTACATCACATTGTGTTATGTCATTAACATTTTCCATGACTCCCCCAGGTATCAGTGTTCGACATGTTCGAGAATGATGATTACTTCCAATTAGTTATGGAAAAATGGGGTGCTGGGATGGACCTGTTTGAGTTCATTGATCGTAATCCTCTCCTTGATGAACCTCTTGCTGCTTATATGTTCAGACAGGTTAGTGGTTGTTGAATTCAGTGATAAAAATTTGTACATATGTTCATCATGAATGTTTTTCAAgacaacttttatatatatatattggtatatatgatTTGAAATTCACCATGAACTGaagttttaagttttaaaaggTTAATATTGATGAAATTCTTTCAAACTTGGACAAGTTCTAGATGACAAAAATTTAATTCCTCCCCTTTATATTTTAACAGATTGTCTCAGCATTAACTTACCTACACTCTCTCAACATCATCCACCGTGATGTGAAAGATGAAAACGTCATCTTGAACAACAGATTCCATGTGAAGCTGATAGACTTTGGTTCATCAGCTTTCACCAAACCTGGCAAAATGTTTTCCCAATTTGCTGGAACTGTAGAGTACTGCAGTCCAGAGGTGCTCAAGGGAAACAAGTGAGTTGCAGAGCCACATAAATAGTAGCTCCTTGGAAGGCAATATAACAAgtagacaaaggaagaaaaatatgaaaaatattagaaTGTTTCTAATAGAACATTTTACTGATGAGATTATTTCTAATAGTAGCTAGTAGTGTAAAatgaacatgtatgtgtgtgagtgtgagtgtgagtgtgtgtgtgtgtgtgagtgtgtgtgtgtgtgtgagtgtgtgtgtgtgtgtgtgtgtgtgtgtgtgtgtgtgtgtgtgtgtgtgtgtgtgtgtgtgtgtgtgtgtgttatacattataATAGCTGCAATTGTTGCTTTCCAGGTACAGTGGCTATGAATTAGAGGTCTGGTCACTGGGAGTGACCCTCTATACTCTCATGTATGGAGAGAACCCATTCtatgatgtagatgaaaccatTAAGGCAGAGCTTACCTTCCCTGTTAGACATTCTCTTGGTAAGATTTTAACTGTTTATAAATAGAAATTACAAAAGCTTGTGTGGTTTTGATTGTTAGAGGATTATTGATTTATGGACTTTCTGTCTAAAATATTTATAGTTTTGAAGTAAAAATAGTGTCATAATCTGCCCTtgctattttgatattatttgatattaaccTGTTACCGTTGGGTGGCACATACGTATGTGCCATGTATGTGTGtaccatggcatgcctggactataatCCGGGTGGTATGTGCATACATGACATGGTGTGCAGGTCCCGTTTTCCAGGGGCAATGTATGGTTATGCCATGCATGCTATGGTAACAACACAATCCCCCAGCGGGGCCCAAGCAACTATGAATACAACCTGGGAGCGAGGGCTTTCGTATCGGGAAACCACCCAGCAGCATTGGATTAATTagataattatttcatttatgatttattattatacatttttatgctTTAGGCTTATTTTTTGACATTATGAATAATGGATGTTACACCTGTTTAATTTCATAAGTGCAATGCATATGAACTGAAAATTTGTAGCaatgtataattttaaacacAATTTTATATACCATTAATTTTGCATGTATGTAATGAACTGGGAAAAGGATCTTTGATAGCTCTTAACCCAATCATCAAAGatggcaaaaatataactataatataagctcatttattgtatttacacatagatggctctacaagtgtttagtcaccaaggaatcagttattagtcctacctgtctcacctgcttacccttttccttgatttttggaaagtgccCTTTGTATTGTTTCATTCTTTTTGatattaccaagattttaataacattttaatgatcacaatatcaataagaatgttaacagtattgatatcaaaagtgttagaaagaaaaacacattttcctgccaattcaaggaatggggaaatcaggaccagtcactagggcctactgatagactccttgctggccgagcacatgtggagccatctgtatgtaacaaaattcacaagaaaCTACAGGAGACATTGCATAAATCTGTGGTGATTGGGTTAAGTTAAGCCTTTTTGTGTCATCACTATTTCAAATCTCTTGGAATTCACCTGAAACGTAATTTCATCCTCTGACAGAATTGACGGCCCTTCTCAATGGAATGTTGCAAAAGGATCCCAAAGCTCGTATGACTTTAGAAGAAGTGGAGGCACACCAGTGGACCCAGCTTGAGTGTGACATTGATGATTATGTGTTTGAGGAAATTATAAGATGTTGTAAGTATATTAATCTCTtggtctctttctttatatatatatatatatatatatatatatatatatatatatatatatatatatatatatatatatatatatatatatatatagacaacacacacacacacacacacacacacacacacacacacacacacacacacacacacacacacacacacacacacacacacacacacacacacacacacacacacacacacacacacacacacacacacattatatatatgtgtgtgtgcgtttgtttgtttgttttataggtTTTGTAAGTTCAGTTTGGACAGAGATTTTCCTTATGCTGCTCAGCTGCTTTTTAAGACAGTAATATGTTTTACCAGTTCTTGTTGAGCACTGAAGTTTGtaaaagttcagaaaaaaaaaaaaaaattcatttcatttAACTCTGTCATGTGCACACAGCTCAAGAGGAAGCCAACCCAAGACAATATATCACAGAGTACAGTGAGAGTGACAGCTCAATATCCACTGCTTCAAACAGCTTTGTGTATGAGAATGCCATACAGTCTACACGACGATCGCTCTCCTTCACTCCTCAGGGGaccaagaatgataatgatcatatgtaAGTTGTGGGGTTCAGTAATTTGTTAGAATAGTCAGTTTTTTCTGCAGTGTTATGATTATATGGTCCCTTTTTAATGAGAATAGTAAATTGTGCAAAGTTAGCTGTTATggaccttccttcttcttcttcttcttcttcttcttcttcttcttcttcttccttacttGATTTTCTCTACACCAACTCAAATCCAAAATCACTGTCAGACGCATGCAGCGGTCAGCCACATCCCTGAGTTCTTCACGAATAGGAaatgaggttgatgatgatgattccatATATGATCACTCAGCGTCAGTTGGAGCATCTAGAACTTCCACGTCACAGTCAATGTCTTCAGTCAGGTAAAGGATAAGGGCAGCGGCTGTTTCAAGTAGTGGTATCTCCTCATCATGATTTTCAGCTGTGTAGAAAAACATGATACTGAAATTAAGAAATAGGGAGAAGTTTATGTGAACATTTGTGCTGATTTTTTCTAACCTCAGTTGTATTAAACCATTCTTTATCTCTCCACAGAAGTACAATAACCATTGATTCGTCCTCATTCTCCTGTTGTTCTCCAGCTTCGGACTCTGGTGACAGTAGTGAGACTCAACTCCAGTCATCACAGTCCTCCTCTTCAGGTATTGACCAGCTAGTTTTCAGAGCTGCATTCGATAACACTTCTGTGACGTCTCTTTTAGTTTGAGAGGAAGATTGatataaaatttcctttattattctgAATGATGGGTGATTGGTTTTTCAAGGGATGAAGGCTTTTAGAAAAATAGTGTCTCCTTGCTTGGAGTTTTGAGATTTTGCTATCGATTACCTGGAGAAATTATATTGAGATTGCACAATACTTTTATGTTGGCTGTAAAAGAGCCCATACCCAGTAccagtcatttttttatatattttttgtgcaacTTTCTCCTGAttgattctttcattttttgagaAATCATATGAGGCAGAACTAAGTTTGTCTTTTTATCAGTCCATTTTGTTCTGCACTTAGCTTGTCACTAGTTTTAAAATTCATGATGGTATATTTTGTATTCagctcttgtctctttttttaagaaaattctaATGAAATTCTGTCTTTGGTCctttaaagtagaaaaaaaatgccaGATCACCCTCTTCAGTATGCTTCAAAGGAATTTATACTCATGTCTGCTGGACCTGACATGGCCATAGGAGTTTGATAGCTTTCAGTTCCCTTCTCTgtgatttcctttttcttttttcttcttttctttttctttttttttttttcttttttctttctttttttctatgataGGCCTCCTGAGACAAGGTGTTGCTTGCTCACATTTTCatgtacatatttctatatatatgtatatatacatatatttatatgcttagtCCCTCACAGAAGAGGCAAGACATCTCACCCTCTATAAGAAAAGTCTGCATTTCACTTTTCTCCCCAACTTTCAAGATAGCCAGTtccttcatattttatataactggTTTCCCTGCTCCaatatttctattactataagtaatgtatttacatttttctctctctctcaggatttTATatagctttttttatatattagactAAGATAGAATATCTGCCTTGTGCAATTAGGAAAGAGCTCTAAATCTTGCAGAAAGTCTTCAATGTCATTTTCCTTTTGAGCATTTTCATATTCCTGTTTATTGATTGTGGTAAAAGTTAGATGTCGTCAGAGTTTCATTACTTTCTCAAAGGTCTAGAGCGTCTGAGACACTTGGCTTCACTATCCCATATGTTCCTACAAAGTTggttatttacccccccccctcctctctctctctcttcccttccctcccctggtgGTGTAAAACACTAAGATTTCTGTTTCCACCTTCCTCCCAATATAAAGTCTTTATTTgaatttgcaatatttttttctgcaatatcattttgttttgtttttttgttttcttttgcatttattcctgctttgtatttttgttatttttatttatctttttttgtatagAACCCCCTCCActgaattgtttattttttcacgtGTAGGAGGTCTGTAGCAGAGCTTCCTGGCTGGGTTAGAGAGGTATGTATTCTGAAGCATTACTAAAgtcttcattgtttttgtttttgttttttgtttt is a window from the Penaeus monodon isolate SGIC_2016 chromosome 41, NSTDA_Pmon_1, whole genome shotgun sequence genome containing:
- the LOC119598270 gene encoding PAS domain-containing serine/threonine-protein kinase-like isoform X6, which translates into the protein MAHIIRVKGRDRLDLSSQSPFAKDRAAPSLGLLPWQQRNRIITADTKPKFGTPGYPSPLDRVRNRQNSPPDGNASFSHMPRRRLAKSGLHHATSAPRLNVIPGNGLHSFSFSPGLSKGSFGTSQSAPSGQWLFRNFVGGGSCGTVFPTTIVNPNKAVLTIDSTSKILTANDMSSLLLGHPEDELCGNMKLTDFITNPETQKALSSLASLSPMSEGICMENSLHTLPEPDILDNQGMVLFSGKVVDVDTYDNGTLPCSLWLKGLPQETDEDQRWIAVLEPVDITVAKASVDETGRILKHDSSFSALFGYADNSELTKLNICDLIPALQVPTSPHDMPKDVEKQQCTGQTVDCATFPLCAHFTVNNTHNDYTLRKHVFDLEIWVFSNISGLVVLDAAGKISDYNYNFTRLLFGYGKRELEGEDITHLIPTFFDDVALIQKMNSPSFDSDDSDSTLSDNETENQKENKERTNGPLFTKSKQSEATTTLMSEPSSISTPNRGFVASESKLQGSLYGSTFNSTSNVTSTGDNSQNSSQNNKAMRDITNSMNILSISQQNVSNQTNNSGLQGSPSKTRPVKDRENASDESLPKVQIEVCPDLPQDILPEDMVTSTPAVGRTRGHSQVHTIEEGSFFGVGKHKDGSDLVIIYQIRRVELNGVNHYCVWILRDPEEPGEGLRSNTNFTLASTFNETAEYSLGHAIKNEAQKSEVDLEDDSDTSSDDEGADHSQTSTDGSSGAEYSLNHSRRGNRESSSACPEEGEDLLLAGDYSNHYSVLRQIGKGAFGCVKMSYRNSDGLMVVTKFIKKSKVYQDSWVDDLLLRKRVPLEVSLLMTLDHPNIVSVFDMFENDDYFQLVMEKWGAGMDLFEFIDRNPLLDEPLAAYMFRQIVSALTYLHSLNIIHRDVKDENVILNNRFHVKLIDFGSSAFTKPGKMFSQFAGTVEYCSPEVLKGNKYSGYELEVWSLGVTLYTLMYGENPFYDVDETIKAELTFPVRHSLELTALLNGMLQKDPKARMTLEEVEAHQWTQLECDIDDYVFEEIIRCSQEEANPRQYITEYSESDSSISTASNSFVYENAIQSTRRSLSFTPQGTKNDNDHIRMQRSATSLSSSRIGNEVDDDDSIYDHSASVGASRTSTSQSMSSVRSTITIDSSSFSCCSPASDSGDSSETQLQSSQSSSSGGL
- the LOC119598270 gene encoding PAS domain-containing serine/threonine-protein kinase-like isoform X5 — its product is MAHIIRVKGRDRLDLSSQSPFAKDRAAPSLGLLPWQQRNRIITADTKPKFGTPGYPSPLDRVRNRQNSPPDGNASFSHMPRRRLAKSGLHHATSAPRLNVIPGNGLHSFSFSPGLSKGSFGTSQSAPSGQWLFRNFVGGGSCGTVFPTTIVNPNKAVLTIDSTSKILTANDMSSLLLGHPEDELCGNMKLTDFITNPETQKALSSLASLSPMSEGICMENSLHTLPEPDILDNQGMVLFSGKVVDVDTYDNGTLPCSLWLKGLPQETDEDQRWIAVLEPVDITVAKASVDETGRILKHDSSFSALFGYADNSELTKLNICDLIPALQVPTSPHDMPKSQQENSATYWQWSFFNDVEKQQCTGQTVDCATFPLCAHFTVNNTHNDYTLRKHVFDLEIWVFSNISGLVVLDAAGKISDYNYNFTRLLFGYGKRELEGEDITHLIPTFFDDVALIQKMNSPSFDSDDSDSTLSDNETENQKENKERTNGPLFTKSKQSEATTTLMSEPSSISTPNRGFVASESKLQGSLYGSTFNSTSNVTSTGDNSQNSSQNNKAMRDITNSMNILSISQQNVSNQTNNSGLQGSPSKTRPVKDRENASDESLPKVQIEVCPDLPQDILPEDMVTSTPAVGRTRGHSQVHTIEEGSFFGVGKHKDGSDLVIIYQIRRVELNGVNHYCVWILRDPEEPGEGLRSNTNFTLASTFNETAEYSLGHAIKNEAQKSEVDLEDDSDTSSDDEGADHSQTSTDGSSGAEYSLNHSRRGNRESSSACPEEGEDLLLAGDYSNHYSVLRQIGKGAFGCVKMSYRNSDGLMVVTKFIKKSKVYQDSWVDDLLLRKRVPLEVSLLMTLDHPNIVSVFDMFENDDYFQLVMEKWGAGMDLFEFIDRNPLLDEPLAAYMFRQIVSALTYLHSLNIIHRDVKDENVILNNRFHVKLIDFGSSAFTKPGKMFSQFAGTVEYCSPEVLKGNKYSGYELEVWSLGVTLYTLMYGENPFYDVDETIKAELTFPVRHSLELTALLNGMLQKDPKARMTLEEVEAHQWTQLECDIDDYVFEEIIRCSQEEANPRQYITEYSESDSSISTASNSFVYENAIQSTRRSLSFTPQGTKNDNDHIRMQRSATSLSSSRIGNEVDDDDSIYDHSASVGASRTSTSQSMSSVRSTITIDSSSFSCCSPASDSGDSSETQLQSSQSSSSGGL